AATTTAGCATCTTTAATGGCTACTTTCTCGACTCTGGTATGCACATCCATGATCTTATCCAGACGGGCAGGTGTCAATTTATCACCCGCTTCCAGAATTAATTTCTTTTTCCGGTCATTGAGGTATTCGTTTGCACCTTCCAGCATTCCATAAAAAGCGGTTTCAGCAGTATTGGGAATATAGGAAAAAACGGCTGTCTCAAGGTTATAACGGATGGATTCAAGGATTTCAGGAATCAAAAGTTTCCCCAGCATTTTACGCTCCTTGTAAATATCCTGATCACTGCCACGTGAGAAATAAATCCGCTCGAACGAACAGGACTTCTTTTCCTGAGGGGTCCGGATCTGTTCTTCTGAAATTGTTCCATTAGATCTTACAATAAAAGCATACCCCGGTTTTATCTCGCGGACAGAGTCCACATCCAGATCGAAAGCGGTCTGAATTACAGGACGCTCAGACGCTACCACGACAATCTCATCATCATGATAATAAAATGCAGGACGGATTCCACACGGATCACGATAAAAAAAGGCATCCCCATGTCCTACTACACCACTGATCACGTATCCACCATCCCATTTTTTACTGGACTCGGATAATATATTCCCTATATTCAGGTTTTCAGCAATCAAACCGGATATTTCTGCATTTTTATATCCCTCTTTCTTGAACCGGTCAAATAAATGCTGGTTCTCACGATCCAGGAAGTGCCCGATATTTTCCAACATAGTCACGGTATCCGAATATCCGGTAGGATATTGTCCCAGATCAGTCAGTATCTGAAATAAAGTACCGACATTAGTCAGGTTAAAATTCCCTGCCAATACCAGATTACGGGTTTTCCAGTTATTCTGCCGCATTACCGGATGTATGGCTTCCAATGAGTCGCTCCCATAAGTACCATACCTTAAATGCCCCAGGTATATTTCTCCGGCAAAAGGCATTTCCTGCTTCATCCAGACAGCATCATCCAGTAATTCCGGAGTTCGTTTTCCCAGCTTATTGATAGGGTTATAAATATCCCTGAACAGGATATCAAGCGATGATGGTTTTACGGAACGTTCCCGGGAAATATACTTTTTTCCAGGAGGCATGCCCAGCTTTACGCAAACAACTCCGGCACCATCCTGTCCGCGGTTCCGTTGTTTTTCCATCATCAGGTGCAGTCTCTGTAAACCATACAGGCAACTACCGTATTTGCTGTGGTAATACTCCAACGGCTTTAAAAGCCTTACAAAAGCGATCCCACATTCATGTTGCAAAGAGTCGGTCATCCTTATTCCTTTATCTCTATTATTTCGTTAACTATAAAAGCACCGGTGAATTTTTTGGATATTATTTTACACTGGCGAAGCGCTTCTGTCTTGGTACGAAAATCACCTACAAGTATCTGGTAATTAGGAGAATCAAATCTATTATATGGTTCTATGTCCGGGAAATTCCTGATAAACAAGGCCCTTGTTTCTTTCATCTTTTGTAGTGCAGACTGTCCCGATTGTGAAAAAATACGAATACGGTACCCCATAATTCCTTTCTGCAAGGCATTATTGGCTATCTGCATTTTTAAAATATTATCCACCTGTACGGGACGGTTCAGTTCAATTTTCCCATCACTGGTAATATCTGCAAGTATTTTTGGCTTTTCCGGATCCTGTTCCTGGGCGAGAACACAAGGTACAGTAAAAAGGAAAAAACAGATACAGGCACAAAAACGACAAAAAAGCGAATG
The DNA window shown above is from Bacteroidales bacterium and carries:
- a CDS encoding amidophosphoribosyltransferase — encoded protein: MTDSLQHECGIAFVRLLKPLEYYHSKYGSCLYGLQRLHLMMEKQRNRGQDGAGVVCVKLGMPPGKKYISRERSVKPSSLDILFRDIYNPINKLGKRTPELLDDAVWMKQEMPFAGEIYLGHLRYGTYGSDSLEAIHPVMRQNNWKTRNLVLAGNFNLTNVGTLFQILTDLGQYPTGYSDTVTMLENIGHFLDRENQHLFDRFKKEGYKNAEISGLIAENLNIGNILSESSKKWDGGYVISGVVGHGDAFFYRDPCGIRPAFYYHDDEIVVVASERPVIQTAFDLDVDSVREIKPGYAFIVRSNGTISEEQIRTPQEKKSCSFERIYFSRGSDQDIYKERKMLGKLLIPEILESIRYNLETAVFSYIPNTAETAFYGMLEGANEYLNDRKKKLILEAGDKLTPARLDKIMDVHTRVEKVAIKDAKLRTFITQDKSRADMVGHVYDITYDTIRPGVDNLVIIDDSIVRGTTLKLSIIRILDRLGPKKIVFVSSSPQIRYPDCYGIDMTRMNEFIAFQAAIALLKDTGRESVIQEVYHKCKSQEGLSDAKIVNHVKEIYAPFSARQISVKIAELLRTPEINADIDIIFQSIENLHQACPNDTGDWYFTGNYPTPGGNRVVNNAFINYIEGKNRRAY